Proteins encoded by one window of Chanos chanos chromosome 7, fChaCha1.1, whole genome shotgun sequence:
- the LOC115815930 gene encoding cell death-inducing p53-target protein 1 homolog, whose protein sequence is MDKATAPPPYPGPPQDASYLVGPVQQAPPVPLPQKDPYIPTSTMATPQYVASPQTVHTVHAVQAPVVTQVVVVQPALGEVPGQTKCPHCQHTVVTQTQHEPGVLAWIICATLGILL, encoded by the exons ATGGACAAGGCTACTGCACCTCCTCCTTACCCCGGTCCTCCCCAGGACGCCTCCTATCTGGTCGGTCCTGTCCAGCAAGCTCCACCCGTACCCCTGCCACAGAAAG ATCCCTACATTCCTACATCCACGATGGCCACCCCTCAGTATGTGGCGTCTCCCCAAACAGTTCACACTGTCCACGCAGTTCAAGCTCCTGTCG tTACCCAGGTGGTGGTGGTCCAGCCTGCTCTGGGGGAGGTGCCAGGCCAGACAAAGTGCCCACACTGCCAGCACACGGTGGTCACACAGACCCAGCATGAGCCTGGAGTCCTGGCCTGGATCATCTGTGCAACTCTGGGCATTTTGCTGTAA
- the LOC115815931 gene encoding LITAF domain-containing protein-like, protein MEKTPAPPYPGPPQDTVYPVLQVPPQPLPHGATQTVVALPTLGEVPGETKCPHCQQRVVTQTHYVIGAIAWYLCLILGLLFIWPCCLIPFLVDSFKDVEHCCPNCQRVIYIHRRL, encoded by the exons ATGGAAAAGACTCCTGCTCCCCCATATCCTGGTCCACCTCAGGACACCGTCTACCCTGTCCTGCAGGTCCCTCCTCAACCCCTACCACATGGAG ctaCCCAGACAGTGGTGGCCCTGCCCACTCTGGGAGAGGTGCCAGGGGAGACAAAGTGCCCACACTGCCAGCAGAGAGTAGTCACACAGACTCACTACGTGATTGGTGCAATAGCCTGGTACCTCTGTCTGATCCTGGGCCTGCTATT tATTTGGCCGTGCTGCCTGATCCCTTTCTTGGTGGACTCTTTTAAGGATGTGGAGCACTGCTGTCCAAACTGTCAGAGAGTCATTTACATCCACAGACGTCTGTGA